The genome window ccacatgatttcattgatagttgctacgaggagttgtgcaACATGGGCATAGTGTAGTCGAATGTAGTGGACTTTGCGGTATTTCTGATGCACggctccgccaagaggtggtagcAGGACTATGATCGAGCCAGACCATTAGGATCGCCTCcactcacttgggatcagttttcacaGCTATTCTTGAAGAGGTTCATTCCTTTTactctgagagaggagtatcGCAGGCAGTTTGAGTTCCTCTAGCAGGGTAGTATGATTGTTACCTAGTACGAGACCCGATTCATAGATTTATCTCATCATGCAGTTGTTTtcctccctactgagagggataaggtgaggagattcattgatggccttactcttggtatcaggctacagatgacCAATGAGACTGGGGATAATATTTCTTTCTAGCGGTGGTAGATATTGCTAGATAGATCGAGATAATTTGTGGTCAGGGTAGGGAGGCGGTATCTGAGAAGAGACGTCATTATTTTGGTGGtatcagtggtgcctcgtctggagtcaagggttcatttggtagaggccaCCCTCACACGTTGATTCAGTTAGCACTCTAGGCATCCCACGATGCTTCGGGCTGTTGTGGTTCTTATAGGCCCGTCCTGAGCAGCTATCCTACGGTGCACCTTCAACTCCCATCAGTGCACCATCGATTCAGAGCTATCACAATGGTTATCTGGTCCATCAGGGTAAGTCCCATATTCAACAATTGTAGCAGCCGAGAGAGTTTTTTTAGTGTGGAGGTAcaggtcatatcaggaggtactATCCCGGACATCAGAGTAGTGTGCCTCattagggttctcgtgccatggttccggcaccgatTTCTCCACCGCCCACCCACCCATCTAGAGGCgggggtcaggcagttagaggtggtggtcaggccattagaggtggaggtcagtcagttagaggccatccGAGAGGCGGAGGTCAGAGTGATGGGGCTCAACCCCCTTTTTATGCATTTCTAGCCAGACCTGAGGCAGATTCATCTAatgcagtcatcacaggtattgttacGGTTTGCCATAGATATGcctcaattttatttgatttgggctctacttattcatacgtgtcatcatattttgcttcatatatggttatgcctcgtgattctttgattgcttttgtatatgtgtccacgtttgtgggagattctattatggtggatcatGTTTATCGCTCATGTGTGGTTTCTATTGGGAGCTATGAGACTAtggtagaccttctacttcttgatatggtagattctGACGTGatcttaggcatggattggttgtcaccttattatgctattttggactgtcacgccaagactgtgacattatCCATGCCAAAGTTGCCTCGattggagtggagagggactTCTGGTCATTCCACTAGTAGAGTCAATTCATATATGAAGGCTCGATGTATGGTCGAGAACGGGTGTCTAGTATATTTGGCATATATCTATGatcctagtgcggaggttccttccatggattcagtactagTTGTGCGCAaatttccagaggtgtttcctatagaTTTGTCGGGGAAgccacctgacagagatattgatttatgcattgacttggttccgggcactcagcccatttctaccaCACCATACTGTATGGACccagttgagttgaaagaattgaagtagcagttgcaggatttgcttgataagggattcattagacctagtgtctctccttCGGGTGtgccggtgttgtttgtgaagaagaaggatggaacgatgaggatgtgtatagattatcgatagCTGAACAAaatcactatcaagaacaagtatccgttatcgaggattgatgacttatttgatcatcttcaggatgccaaggtgttttccaagattgacttcaaatctagctaccatcagttgaagattagggcatccgatgtccctaagacaacttttcggactcggtatggtcactttgagttcttagtgatgtcatttggcttgactaatgcccaacatcatttatggatttaataaaccgggtgttcaagacctatttggattcttttgtgatcgtcttcattgatgatagcATGAGCATCTGCGAatcgtacttcagactttgagggatcgtcagttatatgccaagttttcaaagtgtatGTTCCGGTTGGACTCGATTgcctttttgggccatgttgtattctccgagggcattaaagtggattctaagaagattgaggcagttcaaaactggcctagacctacttcaactacagagattcagagcttcagggatttggcgggttattatcgccggttcgtggagaggttttcatctatctcaaccccattgaccaagttgacccaaaagggtgcccttttcagatggtccgacgagtgtgagttaaactttcagaagctcaaaactggTTTGACTATAACTCCAGTGTCGGTGTTGCCTGCAGGTTCAGGATCCTataccgtgtattatgatgcatcgcgtattgggcttggtgcggtattgatgtaggatggtagggtgattgcctacacgtttcgacagttgaaggttcatgagaagaattaccttgttcataaCATTGAGTTGGCAGTCATTATTCACGCGTTGATGATTTATAACACTATCTATACGACgttcattgtgaggtctatactgaccatcggagtctccaacacccgttcaagcaaaaggatcttaatttgcggtagcggagatggttagagttgctaaaagactatgatatcaccatattatatcatctggggaaggccaatatagtggccgatgcattgagtagaaatgctgagagtatgggcagtctggcatatttatcggtagcagagagaccattagccatggatgttcaggctttggccaatcagtttgtgagattggatattttagagcccagccgtgttcttaCTTATGTTGTAGGAAAATCATcgttgttggagcgtatcaaggctctCCAGTTttatgatcctcacttgttggtgttgtaGGATACGGTGCAacggggtggtgctaaggaggttgtgattggttaTAATGGAGTTATGCAGATTCAAGGTCggatatgtgttccaaatgtagagttgatccttgaggaggctcacgaTTCGCACTATTCCATTCAcctaggtgtcacgaagatgtattgtgacttgaAACAGAACTATTGGTggcgaagaatgaagaaagacattgtttcTTATATATCtcagtgtttgaattgtcaacaaatgaagtatgagcatcagaaaccgggtGGATTGACTCAAAGATTAGAGATACATGATTTGAAgtgggagcacatcactatggaatttttggtaggcttaccacagaccttgaagaaatatgatgcagtctgagttattgtggaccggttgactaagtctgcacacttcattccgttggcgacttcctattcttcagagcagttggctcagatttacatccagGAGATTATCTGCCTGCACGGCGTGAccatttctattatttttgaccgaggcacgcagttcacatcgcatttttaGAGAGCtgtgcagcgtgagttgggcacgcgggttgagctgagcataatgtttcatcctcagacgaacggatagtccgagcgcactattcaaatcttggaggacatgttacgtgcctgtattatggatttcgggggttcatggAACCAGTTCTTACCTCTtgaagagtttgcctacaacaataatttccagtcgagtattcagatggcgtcgtatgaggcattatatggg of Nicotiana tomentosiformis chromosome 7, ASM39032v3, whole genome shotgun sequence contains these proteins:
- the LOC138896032 gene encoding uncharacterized protein — its product is MVPAPISPPPTHPSRGGGQAVRGGGQAIRGGGQSVRGHPRGGGQSDGAQPPFYAFLARPEADSSNAVITGIVTVCHRYASILFDLGSTYSYVSSYFASYMVMPRDSLIAFVYVSTFVGDSIMVDHVYRSCVVSIGSYETMVDLLLLDMVDSDVILGMDWLSPYYAILDCHAKTVTLSMPKLPRLEWRGTSGHSTSRVNSYMKARCMVENGCLVYLAYIYDPSAEVPSMDSVLVVRKFPEVFPIDLSGKPPDRDIDLCIDLVPGTQPISTTPYCMDPVELKELK